A genomic window from Cyprinus carpio isolate SPL01 chromosome A2, ASM1834038v1, whole genome shotgun sequence includes:
- the LOC109050810 gene encoding nuclear receptor subfamily 2 group F member 6-like isoform X2 encodes MAMVRGGWGDPNGETNGLGDKGYLRGDEDDGSPQGGGSDMEAGEDDKGCVVDCVVCGDKSSGKHYGVFTCEGCKSFFKRSVRRNLNYTCRSNRDCQIDQHHRNQCQYCRLKKCFRVGMRKEVQRGRIPPSHSSLSPSTTPVGGNAGSGVSEFYNGQPVSELISQLLRAEPYPNSRYSHQYNQQMQGGGGSMGIDSICELAARLLFSIIEWARNIPYFPELPVSEQVALLRLSWSELFILNAAQSALPLHMAPLLAAAGFHSSPMSAERVVSFMDQVRVFQDQVEKLTRLQVDSAEYSCLKAIALFSPDACGLTDPVHVEGLQEKAQVALTEYERMQYPGQPQRFGRLLLRLPALRAVPANLISQLFFMRLVGKTPIETLIRDMQLSGSSISWPYAPGQ; translated from the exons ATGGCCATGGTGAGAGGGGGGTGGGGAGATCCCAATGGGGAGACTAATGGACTTGGTGACAAGGGGTACCTGAGGGGAGATGAGGACGACGGGTCACCCCAAGGAGGCGGCAGCGACATGGAGGCCGGGGAGGATGATAAAGGTTGTGTGGTAGACTGTGTGGTCTGCGGTGACAAGTCCAGTGGGAAACACTATGGTGTGTTTACCTGTGAGGGCTGCAAGAGCTTCTTCAAACGGAGCGTCCGACGAAACCTTAACTATACCTGCAG ATCAAACAGAGACTGCCAGATTGACCAACATCACCGCAACCAGTGTCAATACTGCCGTTTAAAGAAGTGTTTCAGAGTTGGAATGCGCAAAGAAG TTCAGCGTGGACGCATTCCACCTTCGCATTCAAGCCTCAGCCCATCCACGACTCCAGTGGGTGGTAATGCCGGCAGCGGCGTGAGCGAGTTCTACAACGGGCAGCCAGTGTCTGAGCTCATCTCCCAGCTCCTGCGGGCAGAGCCTTACCCTAACAGCCGCTACAGCCATCAGTACAACCAGCAGATGCAGGGGGGTGGAGGATCCATGGGCATCGACAGCATCTGCGAGCTAGCTGCCAGACTCCTGTTTAGTATCATTGAATGGGCCCGAAACATTCCTTACTTCCCTGAGCTGCCTGTATCTGAGCAGGTGGCCTTGCTGCGGCTCAGCTGGAGCGAACTGTTTATTCTTAACGCAGCCCAATCTGCCCTGCCCCTGCACATGGCCCCGCTGCTTGCCGCTGCAGGCTTCCACTCCTCTCCCATGTCTGCTGAGAGGGTGGTGTCCTTCATGGACCAGGTGCGTGTCTTCCAGGACCAAGTGGAGAAGCTAACCCGCCTGCAAGTGGATTCAGCAGAGTACAGCTGTCTGAAGGCCATAGCACTCTTCTCGCCAG ATGCGTGTGGGCTGACAGACCCGGTTCATGTGGAAGGCCTGCAGGAAAAAGCTCAGGTGGCCCTGACCGAGTACGAGCGTATGCAGTACCCCGGGCAGCCCCAGCGCTTTGGACGCCTCCTACTGCGACTGCCCGCTCTGAGGGCCGTGCCTGCCAACCTTATCTCTC
- the LOC109050810 gene encoding nuclear receptor subfamily 2 group F member 6-like isoform X1 has translation MAMVRGGWGDPNGETNGLGDKGYLRGDEDDGSPQGGGSDMEAGEDDKGCVVDCVVCGDKSSGKHYGVFTCEGCKSFFKRSVRRNLNYTCRSNRDCQIDQHHRNQCQYCRLKKCFRVGMRKEAVQRGRIPPSHSSLSPSTTPVGGNAGSGVSEFYNGQPVSELISQLLRAEPYPNSRYSHQYNQQMQGGGGSMGIDSICELAARLLFSIIEWARNIPYFPELPVSEQVALLRLSWSELFILNAAQSALPLHMAPLLAAAGFHSSPMSAERVVSFMDQVRVFQDQVEKLTRLQVDSAEYSCLKAIALFSPDACGLTDPVHVEGLQEKAQVALTEYERMQYPGQPQRFGRLLLRLPALRAVPANLISQLFFMRLVGKTPIETLIRDMQLSGSSISWPYAPGQ, from the exons ATGGCCATGGTGAGAGGGGGGTGGGGAGATCCCAATGGGGAGACTAATGGACTTGGTGACAAGGGGTACCTGAGGGGAGATGAGGACGACGGGTCACCCCAAGGAGGCGGCAGCGACATGGAGGCCGGGGAGGATGATAAAGGTTGTGTGGTAGACTGTGTGGTCTGCGGTGACAAGTCCAGTGGGAAACACTATGGTGTGTTTACCTGTGAGGGCTGCAAGAGCTTCTTCAAACGGAGCGTCCGACGAAACCTTAACTATACCTGCAG ATCAAACAGAGACTGCCAGATTGACCAACATCACCGCAACCAGTGTCAATACTGCCGTTTAAAGAAGTGTTTCAGAGTTGGAATGCGCAAAGAAG CAGTTCAGCGTGGACGCATTCCACCTTCGCATTCAAGCCTCAGCCCATCCACGACTCCAGTGGGTGGTAATGCCGGCAGCGGCGTGAGCGAGTTCTACAACGGGCAGCCAGTGTCTGAGCTCATCTCCCAGCTCCTGCGGGCAGAGCCTTACCCTAACAGCCGCTACAGCCATCAGTACAACCAGCAGATGCAGGGGGGTGGAGGATCCATGGGCATCGACAGCATCTGCGAGCTAGCTGCCAGACTCCTGTTTAGTATCATTGAATGGGCCCGAAACATTCCTTACTTCCCTGAGCTGCCTGTATCTGAGCAGGTGGCCTTGCTGCGGCTCAGCTGGAGCGAACTGTTTATTCTTAACGCAGCCCAATCTGCCCTGCCCCTGCACATGGCCCCGCTGCTTGCCGCTGCAGGCTTCCACTCCTCTCCCATGTCTGCTGAGAGGGTGGTGTCCTTCATGGACCAGGTGCGTGTCTTCCAGGACCAAGTGGAGAAGCTAACCCGCCTGCAAGTGGATTCAGCAGAGTACAGCTGTCTGAAGGCCATAGCACTCTTCTCGCCAG ATGCGTGTGGGCTGACAGACCCGGTTCATGTGGAAGGCCTGCAGGAAAAAGCTCAGGTGGCCCTGACCGAGTACGAGCGTATGCAGTACCCCGGGCAGCCCCAGCGCTTTGGACGCCTCCTACTGCGACTGCCCGCTCTGAGGGCCGTGCCTGCCAACCTTATCTCTC